Proteins encoded by one window of Cucurbita pepo subsp. pepo cultivar mu-cu-16 chromosome LG14, ASM280686v2, whole genome shotgun sequence:
- the LOC111810804 gene encoding probable serine/threonine-protein kinase WNK11 isoform X1 produces MVPNFNRMPSVTTESSEKDSEPFVEVNPMGRYGRYGELLGSGAVKKVYRAFDQEEGIEVAWNQVKLRSFSNDPSMIDRLYSEVTLLRTLKNNNIIALYDVWLDKLHGTLNFITEVCTSGNLREYRKKHRQVSLKALKKWCKQILKGLHYLHTHEPCVIHRDLNCSNLFVNGNVGQVKIGDLGMAATVGKNHSAHSVLGTPEFMAPELYEEHYTELVDIYSFGMCLLELVTLEIPYSECDNVAKIYKKVCSGIKPLALDKVKDLDVKGFIENCLAPSQDRPSAADLLRHPFFSEIDDDDDEDSNVR; encoded by the exons ATGGTACCAAATTTCAATCGG ATGCCTAGTGTAACGACGGAGTCGTCCGAGAAGGACTCGGAGCCATTTGTCGAAGTGAATCCAATGGGTCGATATGGGCGATACGGCGAGCTTCTAGGGTCGGGAGCGGTGAAGAAAGTGTACCGAGCGtttgatcaagaagaaggaaTTGAGGTGGCTTGGAATCAAGTGAAATTAAGAAGCTTTTCAAATGATCCATCCATGATTGATAGGCTTTACTCGGAGGTGACATTGCTAAGAACCTTAAAGAACAATAACATCATTGCTTTGTACGATGTATGGCTTGACAAACTTCATGGAACCTTAAATTTCATTACCGAGGTTTGTACAAGTGGGAATCTTAGAGAATATAGGAAGAAACATAGGCAAGTTTCTTTGAAAGCCTTGAAGAAATGGTGTAAGCAAATTCTTAAGGGTTTGCATTATTTGCATACTCATGAGCCTTGTGTTATTCATAGAGATCTCAATTGTAGCAACCTCTTTGTCAATGGCAATGTTGGGCAG GTGAAGATTGGTGATTTGGGTATGGCTGCAACGGTGGGGAAGAATCACTCAGCTCATTCAGTGCTTGGGACACCGGAATTCATGGCACCTGAGCTATATGAAGAGCATTACACCGAGCTTGTGGACATATATTCATTTGGCATGTGTTTGCTTGAATTGGTCACCTTGGAAATTCCCTATAGTGAATGTGATAACGTTGCGAAAATCTATAAGAAAGTATGCTCGGGCATCAAGCCGTTGGCGCTCGACAAGGTCAAGGACCTTGATGTGAAGGGTTTCATTGAGAATTGCCTTGCTCCGTCCCAAGATCGGCCCTCGGCTGCTGACCTCCTCCGCCACCCGTTTTTCAGTGAAATTgatgatgacgacgacgaGGATAGTAATGTTCGTTAG
- the LOC111810804 gene encoding probable serine/threonine-protein kinase WNK11 isoform X2, translating to MMPSVTTESSEKDSEPFVEVNPMGRYGRYGELLGSGAVKKVYRAFDQEEGIEVAWNQVKLRSFSNDPSMIDRLYSEVTLLRTLKNNNIIALYDVWLDKLHGTLNFITEVCTSGNLREYRKKHRQVSLKALKKWCKQILKGLHYLHTHEPCVIHRDLNCSNLFVNGNVGQVKIGDLGMAATVGKNHSAHSVLGTPEFMAPELYEEHYTELVDIYSFGMCLLELVTLEIPYSECDNVAKIYKKVCSGIKPLALDKVKDLDVKGFIENCLAPSQDRPSAADLLRHPFFSEIDDDDDEDSNVR from the exons ATG ATGCCTAGTGTAACGACGGAGTCGTCCGAGAAGGACTCGGAGCCATTTGTCGAAGTGAATCCAATGGGTCGATATGGGCGATACGGCGAGCTTCTAGGGTCGGGAGCGGTGAAGAAAGTGTACCGAGCGtttgatcaagaagaaggaaTTGAGGTGGCTTGGAATCAAGTGAAATTAAGAAGCTTTTCAAATGATCCATCCATGATTGATAGGCTTTACTCGGAGGTGACATTGCTAAGAACCTTAAAGAACAATAACATCATTGCTTTGTACGATGTATGGCTTGACAAACTTCATGGAACCTTAAATTTCATTACCGAGGTTTGTACAAGTGGGAATCTTAGAGAATATAGGAAGAAACATAGGCAAGTTTCTTTGAAAGCCTTGAAGAAATGGTGTAAGCAAATTCTTAAGGGTTTGCATTATTTGCATACTCATGAGCCTTGTGTTATTCATAGAGATCTCAATTGTAGCAACCTCTTTGTCAATGGCAATGTTGGGCAG GTGAAGATTGGTGATTTGGGTATGGCTGCAACGGTGGGGAAGAATCACTCAGCTCATTCAGTGCTTGGGACACCGGAATTCATGGCACCTGAGCTATATGAAGAGCATTACACCGAGCTTGTGGACATATATTCATTTGGCATGTGTTTGCTTGAATTGGTCACCTTGGAAATTCCCTATAGTGAATGTGATAACGTTGCGAAAATCTATAAGAAAGTATGCTCGGGCATCAAGCCGTTGGCGCTCGACAAGGTCAAGGACCTTGATGTGAAGGGTTTCATTGAGAATTGCCTTGCTCCGTCCCAAGATCGGCCCTCGGCTGCTGACCTCCTCCGCCACCCGTTTTTCAGTGAAATTgatgatgacgacgacgaGGATAGTAATGTTCGTTAG